The following nucleotide sequence is from Cryptococcus neoformans var. grubii H99 chromosome 5, complete sequence.
ATATCGAAATACTTTTGGAAGTGACCAGAAGGTTGGTTGCCGCCCTCACTACCGACGCCGATCAAAGCATGCCATGCGAGAATTTGACAAGGACCTTAATGCTTTCAACAAATATGCTCAGAACGGTCTTTTGCTTCTGGCAGCGCTCGctctcgtcttaccttgcaccaGCTTCGACATAGtaaacttactccactagtatataagcttgcctgatcttcccaagcgaatatacctccGCTCTATACCATAtgccaacagacaagtgtcacGAGgaggtatatcatacatGTATGCGACGATCTCATTGCTTAttagttaaactacggctttccatctcctcgtctccaaggccggaccttgttggggacgagtcgtAACAACCGCACACCTGAACGAACACGTCCCCTCTCGTGAACAAAAAAATCTGAAGCTGAACGTAATTCCTAAAATTAACATGATGCACACTTGATCCTTGATACAGGTCATGAATAATTAATATAATGACGACGAGTTTGAGTCGTCCTTTGATGTTTGTCTTACTTCAATTTCCACCATAGTACTTAATGGACTATATGGAACTTTGTATTTACATCCTGCACCCTATTGTTACACGCTACATAATTCCAAACTTAAACAAATCTCACTTTTTCCCCCACAATAAAACGTTGGAAATCATCGAATTTATCGGAAGGGTACAACAGTATCAACAGATGCGCTATTTAGATTCAAGTCCCTTCCATACGGCCGAACCTGATTATGGCATTGCATCGCTACCAGCTTCCAGACTGTGCCAACTGATCAAGAGCGTTGTAGCTTTGAAGGCAATATTCACACCGAGACTCGGTGGGCCTCTTATACCTCGTGGGAAGAGAAATTGAGAACTGCAGCACAATGAGCTATCAAACAGGTCAAAGACCAGAGAAGTGATCCTTGGTGGGCTAAATCAGTTAAGGCTAAGAGAATAAGGATGACTGCAACAGCAGGCGGTAATCTGACACCGGAGATACTAGGCTGAATGGAAACGAGCTTGCCGAACAACAATGCTAGGCGCACCGCTGGACCAGCAAGGCAGGTCATTGCTCGCTCATGGCCATCGATGAATGATGGTagcaattttttttttggtgacgggaagaagggaagaagaacgttGTTTGACGCGGTTGCGTCGGCATTGAGGTGACCGTCGTTGACGACTACCGAATTTCTTCGACAAATACCTCTGTTTGGGTAAGAGAGGTTTTCCAATGACGCAAGCGTTTGCCCAACTATCGCCGAAGAATAATCCTCATTTTGATTTGAGTGATGTTTCTACGAGATGAAACGGTGGTCAAAGTTAATTCTACATAACTTGTGTTGAACAGCTCACAATGTCCGCTAAAACgcttctcgtcttctcaGCAGAAGGACGCTTTTCCGGATGGATATCCAATAATTtcttgagaaggaagacaaAGCGTTGTGGAATATGTCGGCGCTGTAAATTCTGCAGTAGAGACCCATCCGGTAGGAAGCTACAACTGGGTGTTTTAGAAGCGAAAACTGAAGAGTACCATTTGATGATACTCACCCCTTATAGGAAATGATTTGGGCACGAAGAACATCATAGTTGTCGCATTCTTCATATGGCAGTTTCAAAAACATCATCTTGTACAAAATCATCCCTGGACGAAACTCAGTCAGTAACGAAAACACCACTGATGTCAAGATAATTACCAAGAGACCACATGTCTGCATGTGAATCAGAGGGCCGAAAACGGCCTTCACTGTCTTGGACTAGTGTCTCCGGCGCCTAAAACATCATTATGAGCGTTATCCGAGATTGCAATGGCGTGTGCTTTGATTTACCATGTACCTGTGTCATTTTTATACGGACTTAGCAAATCCACAGAGCTCAGTAAGTATCCACGTACTCCATGGTACCAGTATGGCCTGTCCTTTCTCTCTGACCTCTAAGCATCTCTTCTGAAGTGCCAAAATCGGACAACATCGCCTTCGGTCTGAGACAACATTTAGTCCTGACAGCCTCCATTGCAGATCCGCTTCGAGACTATCAAAATGAAAGTCATACTCACACCAactttccctcctcccagTGCAGAAGAACGTTAGAGCATTTTAAATCCAGATGCAAAATGGAGTTTGAATGCTATGTCATTATTGACATCTGTTTAAACGCCGTATCTGTCTAGAAGATCACTTACAAGAAAAGACAGTCCCTCAATTATGTCTCCGAAAAGCTGGACGATTTCTTCAAAACTAAGTAGCAGTACACCTCTGTTTTCTGCCCTGGAGGCCCCCATACCACCTGAAAACGATCGCCGATTGTTTGCCCACTCGGTTTTGGCGCTTTGCCTTCTGCGTTTGAACGCCTTAATGCGTTCTTCTTTGGGCAACTTGTCGATTGATTCGGCGTCGGCAATGTCGTCTGCCGAGAGACCGGTCGCGAATCCTGTCGAATGAGATCGTGAAAGAAGTAGTGAATCAAGATTTCCGCCAGAAGCGTACATCATGAGAACATGTAGAGCAAGCACCGGGGGAGCGAGACTGGAATGTGGAGGGTAAGGCTGTATTCTCTCGAACTGTACCGCTGTGAGGAACTTACTCAGAGAATCGAGTCGTGTCAATCCACGCATGGTAGTAAGGTATAATGTTGGTATGCCTCAGAACTTCCAACAGCTTCACTTCATGCAGGATTTTGTGAAGATATTCCTTGGATTCCCCGACAGCTATTTTCTTTACCGCATACGTTCCTACCCAGAGGAGAGTAGGTCGCTTAGTCAGTCCTTTAGAACCCACATACAGGGAGATATGGGCAAGTGTTCACATAGCGACTCACCTAAGGTATCCCCCTCAATGTGATGTACAGCCAGATATACACTTCCCTCAGCGCCCATTCCTAGTTTCCGTACTTCTTTGAAAAACCGGACATAATAGCCTGTTGCTGAAGAATTCTCTTCATTGGACGTATCCATTTGCGGGGCGTTCAGCAGATTGTCAATTCCCATACCTTCCGAGAAACTTTCAGATTCTGAATGGACATGTTCTAATGTTTGGAAATAACTGTCCATGCCTGATATTGCAGCAACCTCACCAAGGCCATTTCTGGAAACGGGTTGTCGGCAGAGCAAGCACAGGGGTCTAGTCGCCAAATCGGGAGATCGTCTCTTAAGCGCATCGTTCGCGCGCACGATATTGCTAGGGAAAGTGGAACGTGGTGACGAGGGCGGCTGTATGCGAACTCGCAGAGCATGTGAGGCAGGATGATATAAAACGAGCTGATTTGAAGTATGGCTTTGATAGTGTTAATTGCCGTCAGCCCAATACTGTCAACTCAACTGAAGTTGGCCATGAAGTGTAAAAAGGATAGTAGACCTCGATGCAGAAGTAGTACAACTAAAGGCACAAGGGATACTGACTTACCCAATGGGTCTCCAGTCCTGTTCCAATTCTCCCGCGCCTGCCATGTCCCTGCTGGGGTCCTCGATATCCATCATTTGGAACTGAATCCAGTGGCGAAAGGAAAGTATGGCGTGAAACACCTAAGAATCTTAGGTTTACGACTAATCCTATCACTACTGCTACAGTAATAGTAAGTTTCTACGATGCCGCCAATCGTTGCGCTATATAAACTGCACTATTATTGTTGTTACTACTTCGCAATGGCTTATAACTGGTGACAAGAATGCGATGTGGGATAAAGGTGGTGAGTATAATAATACTTTGTTCTCGTGACTACTTATCGTACTATTTAAACCCCATTTTTTCAAGATTTGCTTTCATATTCATTCATGCATgcatcctctcttcctttcattCCGCTGCTCATTCCAGCATGCGCAAAAGAATCAGCCCTACCCCGCTCTACCAAACCCTCATTCCAGCAGAGCGAGACGTAAGATACATAGACAGATAGAGCCGGAGCTAATTAAAATGTGCTTGCTTAAATGATTTACCAAACAAACGTCCGCCGGCGTATCCGGCGATCCAAAAGATTCCGTGCAACCTTGTCCGTGGATGGAGAAACCGGCCAATGTCCGAACTTCCTTCGTTGGTTGTTTTCATTCTTTCACCAGCTCTTCGTTCTCAGCGTTTGACATCTGTCTTTGATCTTTGTCCCATATCCTTCGGCCCTTACTATATTTGCTTTCGGAACAGATAGGTTCATCCGCAACTCATCAAAGTCGTCGTTCCGGTCGGCCTTTGGGCAGGCTCTTGCTCCTACAAGCCCCGGTCCATTCCGgtctttcatcctcttccagtCGAACGACAGGGTTTTCAGCCGACTCGATGGGCGTGACGCTTGCGACACCCTCCCGTTATTTCTCATTAATGATCGTGCCTCCGTTACACACCACTGCTGAGGGGATCCCGTCTCCCATCTCACTTTGATCTCGTCTCAGTCAGCCGATCGAACAGCCTTAGGCTTTGGTTCCTCAGCCAATAATTACTACAAGTACTACATATAATCATTGCTTAGAATCGTACACTTATGAGGATAAACTGATTGGAGTTTGATTACGTAGCGTTCTGCGTACATATTACAAATGTTGTagaaacaacaaaaaacCTGGCAACCAGCGATACTGTACATCGATGACAGTTCATAACTCGGTTTCATATATTTACATCAACCATCGTGGAATCAAACGACAGCACGCTCGACCGAGACGGCAACCATTATGCCACCCGGGACTACTCCTGGAGTAGAGTCAAATCTATCTAGGTCGTTGAAATAACTCCCATCCAATGTATCATCATTTGCGATTGTAGAGTCTTTCCAGTCCGCTCCGCTAGGTTTGGCTATCGCCGATCCCAATTTCGGAGCGGCTATAGGAAGGCTATTGAGAGAGTTTATTAGTTTCGATTGGCTCTACTTGTTTAAAATCACTCACATGTCTTCTCGGCGGAAAGGTAAAAAGGGAGTTTTAGCCCGAATTGCACGGTACCATTTGGCGTATTCCCCCATCGCATCAATTGACACTCCAAAGAACAGGAAGAATATGATAGATAAGAGAGGCGCTAGCCATCTTGGCAAGACAATAGCTATCGTTTCTTGAGCGTCtgaaaggatggatgatgCAGGGTACAGCTCGATACGAGACCAATCTAGATGAACCCAATCCCACGAAGGATACGATCGCCTTTGTTGAATGTTTACAATTAGAGTGAATAATGTTGCAGGCAAGCCAAGGATGATATCAACACTTGCGAGAGCCATTAGCCGTAAATAATGGCGACTATCCAAACTACTTCTCGAAGATCTCAGAACTGTATGGAATTGCAAACGTcgataaagaaaaaaccTTAAAGCGATAGCTGCGAAGAGAACTTACATCAGTTCAACCCGACAttgggaaatggaagagagttGCTTACCGCCGTAACCAGCAGCAATGATCGTCAGTAAAGGAGACCACCAGGTAACAGCGAAGAGAGCTGGAACCCCAGGCCAAGTCACAGGCTGACATCCATAACCTTCGATGATGTCGAAACGATGTGCTTGGACTATGTAATGTAGCGCCATAACAAGCACTGGCATTCCGATAGCCAAAAATAAATCGACTGCAAGAGCAATACGTTTCTGACGCTGAGTTATCGTAACAGCGGTAGACGATGCAATCATCACTAGGCGACGAGTGATACAAAGACTCGTGGCTGAAATTCCAACAGGGACTCCGATGAAAAGCTTGCTTGCTGGGATATCCAAGGTTATTATCAGCGTCCTTATATTGCCATGCATGATAAAATTCAATGCGTACCTATATCGCACCAGATTGGGGATGGTGGCAAATCATAACTGTTCCACCAGACAATGCCATCAACGAAAAAAATAAAGTTGGCGATGAAAAGCCATGCAATCAATAGCAAAGTGCCGGCATTCCGAGCTCGCCAGtgaagaggcagaggtagaaggacaagaagaataCCGATCCCGCTGAAAATGACGAGGCTGAGGTCGTGCATCGTGTGCAATGGTATATCGGTTGTGATGATAAGCAATTGCCGCAAGTAGAGAGATCAGGATCAGGATTCAATTATTCAGTTAATAGCAATATCACGTTGACCTGAgtgtatatatataataGCTGCATCTGAGTGGAATGCCCACATtgagggaaaagaaaacaaaaagacatTTTTGACGCAAGGCACGTGGCTCTCAACAGGAATTTCTATTGTTGTTTCTCGTTGttcatcaatcatcatcatcaccatttATTTATGTTGTTATTGGTCGGCGGACCCCTCTTCTTTAGGCTAAAAATATGACATCTTCCCCCATTTGTCACGGCTCACAGTATAGCGAATCTTCTCCGAATCTCCCACGTACTAAGAACGTCGTTTATAATCGGTTCCATTAGCTTCCATCCCTGTTGTCAAAAGTCGTAGGACGCAGAACGTCGGCTCGGTAAAGTTGATAAAGGTTATGTCCCCCCAAAATCCATGGGCGGTCGACGGTCGCAGGTATCTGCGATGGAATACCGGCTACCCTTGCGGACGAGGTCGTGTAGTGTAATGGTAACCTGTATGTGGTTGTTTGTAGTAATGGCTTTATTACGAGCATTTGGCGCTTGCAGGCATATGACTAGTATATGTATAGATTATATCTCCAATGTAGTTATGGTCGCAGCCTGAGGTTAGACGGCAGACATCATCGGAAAGGATGCGGGTATGGGTATGGGCATgttgaagagaaagacTACTCGTACTCACGTGATTCTCGGACGACACGGCAATCTCGGACATATCACTCTACTGGTACTGTACTTCACCGTGAATTATCGTATTTTATATCACAACCAATACATGTACAGCTACATAAATCTAGGAGATGCCCGATGGGCCCGGTATGCATCCACAAACGGCATTTGACTCCGCCCTGTTGCGTCCGAATCGAGCAGTACGCTTACGCTTTCTCCTAgcctccccttcctccgctTTCCTTACAGCAAACTCGTCAGCACGCTCTTCCTGATACAATGAGTCAAACAGTCAACCCTCAGGGTACCTCTGTCTCTTCTTACTCCCCCGAGTAGCTTTGTCAAGCGCCAGGGCGTTCCTGACATTCGCCAATTGCTTCTCCAGAAGCGCGTTCCTCGCCATCAGCTGCTCATTGGATTTTTCAAGCTTAAGCATGGCTGGGGACGCGCCGACATTCCCCTGTCGGACAGCACGGTTGCACGAAGGATACGAAGGTTGCGAGGGGTAAGAAAGTCCTCAGTGGCAGCTTgaggggaaggagtggCCGGCGCTTGCTCCTCAATGTCCATGACTGCAGGGTCAAGCAGAAACAGGCAGATTTCCTCCAAACTCTTCGATTTTGGCATAAGCTCGCCGTCCCCCGTCACGCGCTCTGGCGCCAGCCCCCAAACATCACCTTGGCCACCCTTCTAAGGGAATTACCAAGCTGGTAGGCATCCAGTTGTCGATGGTATGCTGCCTTAAGGGtgttgaagaagtcgaCATGGAGGTTAGAATCTGCCGCTCACTTTcgccggaagaagaatgacgACAATGTTTCGAGCCCAGCAGGCTACAAGAAAATCAATCTTGGTGCGATACCGTTCAGGGTGAGTAGACATCAATCATGACCGCCACTGACAATATCGCGAGTATAGGAATCATAGGCATCTTCAAGCCATTTCAATATCACATAGCTGTTGATCCAGCTTAAGTCAGTGTTGATAGCGAGCTGATGCACCCTGTCATCCTCCTGCTCGCACTTTGAACCAGCTTTGTTGCAGATGTGCGCCTTGATAGATGACGAGTGGAGGAACTGGCCCAGAGTCGATGCCGATGCAAACCACAGATGTGATGTGCTCATTTGACGGTGGTGCAGCTTGGCCATTCTTTGGACTGGTACGAGGCGCAACTCTCCGCATTCTTTGAGAGCTTGAGAGCTCGAAAGCAATTTCGTCCATGTTGAAGATAAGGTGGGGGCGTAGAGGCCAGCATCGTACACCTCTTTGACCTGCGAAAAGCATTTATTAGTCTCGAGAAACACTAAGAAAGATGTGCAAGGTGATAAAAAGCTTCGCGTGTCTATGGACTGTCTGCTTGTAGACGTCCAATCTTTTTGttaaaagaaaaaaaagtgaGTGTATGGTATCGCGGTGTCGCTGGAAGAACCGCGAGCCCCCTATTCTATCTCTTATAattccatttcctccgtCATTTCCTCATTTTCTTCGATAACTATTGGTTTATATGGTAACGGCAGATGTGACAGGAAGTAACGAAGATCTCAAGCCCGTAGCAGCGGACAAATGGAATGCAACGACGGGCACAATCGCGCACGCGCCACATCTTTCAAAAAGGATCGAGGCGTGAAAATGCCGAGTCATAATCAACTTTCGAGAAGACTTGTTGTTGCGTCGGGCATTATTCGGCTGGGAGAAAGCCGGCCGACGGTAGAGCGAGGAGCTTCCGTGTCGCCTGAGCTTTGCATGGCACCGTCTCGCATATAACGAACCAAGTATTAAATACATAGCACTCTTGACTCTGCACACTCCGGTGGCGGCTTATTTCATCCCATATATTCACCACTTTCTACTTTCCCATTATGCTCTACAGATCAGCCCTCAGAGCGTCCCGTGCTTTCACACCTCGACTCGCATCAACGCACAGCAGGCTTGTGTCGTCCCTCGTCTTTCTCGAGCATAAAGCTGGGAAGCTCAATGAAGCCTCACTCAGTGCTGTGACCGCTGCTAAGACGTTAGGCAATGACGTGAGTCTTTAAACAGATGATTTTGTGCTCATTGGCATTTTGCAGACACATGGCCTTCTTGTAGGCACCAAGTCCGAAATTGAAAATGTCCTTGATAGGGCAAAAGAGTACAGTGCTACAAACTTCATAATGAGTTATGCTCATTGGGCGGGGTAATTGTAGGATCAAGGACCTATCTAAAATTTACTTGGCGACATCGGACTCTTACTCGCACTCTCTCGCTGAAGGTAAGTGCCAGTTACATGGATGCGATGCATGTTGCTTACGCAAGCCCCTTAGCCCTAGCGTCGTTACTTGCTTCTATTGTATCAGCGAAGGATGTCTCCCACATTTTCGCAGCGCACACGGCTGTTGGAAAAAACGTCTTTCCCAGATTGGCTGGATTGTTAGACAGTTCTTTGGTGGGTCGTCATAGAACACACAGCGCATTTTTTCACTGAACTCTGATGACCACGTAAGATTGCCGACATTATTGCCCTTGAATCATCAGGCGACACGTTCACTCGACCGATCTATGCTGGTAATGCTGTTCTGACCATAAAATCATCCCCCAAAGATTCTGTCAAAGTTGTGACCGTGCGATCTACAGCGTTTGACAAAGCAGCTGTCGCAAACGGATCTGCActtgttgaggatgttgatATTATAACCGTTGACAGTGAGTTAATGTTGAATCTCCAAATTTCTTCCACTTATTTTACACCAGTTCCTACTCAATTTGTTTCCGAAGAATTGACCGTATCTTCTCGCCCTGATCTAGCATCGGCTGCTAGGGTCGTATCCGGTGGTCGTGCACTCAAATCTAAAGAAAGCTTTGACACAATTTTGGACCCTCTTGCTGATTCACTTGGCGCTGgtgtgttttttttttttcctttttaaTTCTGCCTTCCGAATCTGTTTCAGCTAAACGTGGTCCGTTACCCATCAGCGGTTGGGGCATCGAGGGCGGCAGTAGATGCAGGATATGCCGATAACTCTCTTCAAGTTGGTCAAACAGGCAAGGTAAAGTATCGTTTCCTATGAAGTTGGTACACCTTTTTCCTAATTCTTTTTAGGTCGTTGCCCCCGAGCTGTATGTTGCGATTGGTATTTCTGGTGCAATTCAACATCTGGCAGGTATGAAGGAATCAAAGATGATCATCGCGATCAACAAGGATCCGGATGCTCCTATCTTCCAAGTAGCTGATGTGGGACTTGTCGCGGATCTCTTTGAGTCCGTACCTCAGTTAGTTAAGGAGATTAACAATGTTAAGGTTTAGACTTGAAAGAGCACGAGGTGAAACCAACGGAAGCAGCGTCTGTATGCATTCCTGCGTTTTAACATTGTTCGTCATGTGGCGAGGCAGGCTCTTGACTTCCTGACTGCAATCGTAACACCTTGATTTTTCATTACACGAAGTTTTCATACCACCCTAAGTGATCTTGTCATGAATGTGTATGTGCAACCGACAGTTCTGCATTATATACAAACCGTCCTAAATCCAGGCCTGTGAATGAGTTTATTTTTGATGTTGCAGGTTCTCCTGATGAAGAACGTAGGTATTTCCCATTGACTCTCTGGCATGAAAAACAAATTTCCTGCCTGACTCGGATTCATCTGGAAACTTGTTCACCACAGGAAATCCCTAAAACTTTAAAGTGCGTCATGTTAATTTTATGAATTACGTTTTTTTTTAGGTATTTCGATGGAAATGGACGCGTTCGTTCAGGTGTGCGGTATTATGATGCATGCTACTACATAGCTATAATGGCTCATCTGCCCCCCCGCTGTTTTGAGATCCAAGCCCTTTTGAAGAGTGAGAGGATTTCAAAGAGTTGGTAATCAAAAGTGATGATGGTTGTGAATAGGTTGGTGGTGGACAAAGATAAAGCTACCGGCGATCATACCTTCAAGCCTGCTCCATTCCCGCAGCCGACAATATCTATGATAACGGCAACTCACCTCCTTGGCGTTCTGTCTGCTGGTAGTGAAGATAGTaatgatggtgaagaaaatGGCGACGATGACAACTCCTTTCTTGCGGAGCTATaaaaagacgaagacgTAGTCGTCTACCTCCGTCagcaatgatgatgagagcaATGGTTTGTTgcttggaagaggatagtGGACCGCTTCCAGTGAGTGCCAAgttctctcttcccttgtGGGTGCAAATGAACGTTCGTGTATTGTCTAGAGCGTTGGCAAACTGTACATCAGCTGTTGTCACGAGCCTGCACGAAGTAGAAGAAATATGGgatcataggagggagttacgtaataaaGGAAAGCAAGATTGTTTCAGATACGAAGGTCCACgcagctggacctccaaCTGGACCTCAAgggatataaatagatttctgtagaagtatataaaggggagctccgtcctcgatcttgattttcttcccctcgaagatcaatatttcttaagttactttgcgaaaggtcctcgagcttCCAGCGTTCGctctcgtcttaccttgcaccacctttgacataaacttacttcactagtatataagcttgcctgatcttcccaagcgaatatacctccGTCCTATACCATACGCCAACGGACAAGTATCgagaggtatatcatacatatatctcattgcttagttaaactacggctttccatctcctcgtctccaaggccggaccttgttggggacgagtcgtAACAGCTGTCGTCAAGGTCGGGGCGTACAGCTCGGTTCATTGTTGACTGGTTTCAGCTTGAAAGCTATATGTTACATATTGTTGACAGACTTCGAAGAACTGGGTGAGATGAGTGCGACTATCGATATCTGTCGCATCGTCTCCTGATAAGTATATGACGAATGTTTGGGTTTGCATGGAAGATTACGTTTTGCTCAAAGCATGCCAGAGACTGCTGATACACACAACACGCACAACTCAGTATGAGGCCCGAGTTCAATTATACCATTACACTACTTACCGACCTATCGTCAGTATAACTACGGTACTAGGTAGATCGGCATCCAACAGCCAAATCTAGGAAGGCTGTATTCCGTAGAAATCAGTTCCAAGGAGTCGGTATTCTGTTATCTATGATCCCTTGCCAGCTATTACTAATATGCTAAAAAAGCCCTTCGAAAGGCCCAAAAATGCGTCGTTCCGGGACGGGCTCTGTTCGAGCCAAAAACTGCATTTTTGGCTTTTCCTCGAGTTCCCAGGAGAAATTTTCAGAATTtctggagaaggaaattcCATTCCATTTGAAAATGAGTGTCGCGTACTATAGAATACATGCTCGAATATCTGACGCATCGTGGACGCGTGGACCAGACCATATATGCAGCAGAGATCCAGGAACCACTTTGCGAGGTGCGCCGCTATCGAT
It contains:
- a CDS encoding pheromone a factor receptor; this translates as MHDLSLVIFSGIGILLVLLPLPLHWRARNAGTLLLIAWLFIANFIFFVDGIVWWNSYDLPPSPIWCDIASKLFIGVPVGISATSLCITRRLVMIASSTAVTITQRQKRIALAVDLFLAIGMPVLVMALHYIVQAHRFDIIEGYGCQPVTWPGVPALFAVTWWSPLLTIIAAGYGAIALRFFLYRRLQFHTVLRSSRSSLDSRHYLRLMALASVDIILGLPATLFTLIVNIQQRRSYPSWDWVHLDWSRIELYPASSILSDAQETIAIVLPRWLAPLLSIIFFLFFGVSIDAMGEYAKWYRAIRAKTPFLPFRREDILPIAAPKLGSAIAKPSGADWKDSTIANDDTLDGSYFNDLDRFDSTPGVVPGGIMVAVSVERAVV
- a CDS encoding IKS protein kinase, with the translated sequence MMDIEDPSRDMAGAGELEQDWRPIGHTSNQLVLYHPASHALRVRIQPPSSPRSTFPSNIVRANDALKRRSPDLATRPLCLLCRQPVSRNGLGEVAAISGMDSYFQTLEHVHSESESFSEGMGIDNLLNAPQMDTSNEENSSATGYYVRFFKEVRKLGMGAEGSVYLAVHHIEGDTLGTYAVKKIAVGESKEYLHKILHEVKLLEVLRHTNIIPYYHAWIDTTRFSDLAPPVLALHVLMMYASGGNLDSLLLSRSHSTGFATGLSADDIADAESIDKLPKEERIKAFKRRRQSAKTEWANNRRSFSGGMGASRAENRGVLLLSFEEIVQLFGDIIEGLSFLHSNSILHLDLKCSNVLLHWEEGKLVPKAMLSDFGTSEEMLRGQRERTGHTGTMEYMAPETLVQDSEGRFRPSDSHADMWSLGMILYKMMFLKLPYEECDNYDVLRAQIISYKGFLPDGSLLQNLQRRHIPQRFVFLLKKLLDIHPEKRPSAEKTRSVLADIKHHSNQNEDYSSAIVGQTLASLENLSYPNRGICRRNSVVVNDGHLNADATASNNVLLPFFPSPKKKLLPSFIDGHERAMTCLAGPAVRLALLFGKLVSIQPSISGVRLPPAVAVILILLALTDLAHQGSLLWSLTCLIAHCAAVLNFSSHEV
- a CDS encoding electron transfer flavoprotein alpha subunit, producing the protein MLYRSALRASRAFTPRLASTHSRLVSSLVFLEHKAGKLNEASLSAVTAAKTLGNDTHGLLVGTKSEIENVLDRAKEIKDLSKIYLATSDSYSHSLAEALASLLASIVSAKDVSHIFAAHTAVGKNVFPRLAGLLDSSLIADIIALESSGDTFTRPIYAGNAVLTIKSSPKDSVKVVTVRSTAFDKAAVANGSALVEDVDIITVDIPTQFVSEELTVSSRPDLASAARVVSGGRALKSKESFDTILDPLADSLGAAVGASRAAVDAGYADNSLQVGQTGKVVAPELYVAIGISGAIQHLAGMKESKMIIAINKDPDAPIFQVADVGLVADLFESVPQLVKEINNVKV